In Flavobacterium sp., a single window of DNA contains:
- a CDS encoding response regulator transcription factor gives MSSIIRVVLTDDHVFVRDGIKSLLENEANIEVVGEAIDGADALEVVAETKPDLLIADIRMPNMTGIELVEKLRSENNPVKIIMLSMHESEEYVLKSIKAGADGYLLKGSSKEEFLKALHSVSAGGKYFSGDISSILIGQLTNPSNSLEPKQNLGDEMMITKREKEILTLLLSGKGNKEIAEALDISKRTAEVHRFNLMKKLKVKNLMELSNKAAEYSLI, from the coding sequence ATGAGTAGTATCATTCGTGTAGTGCTGACTGATGACCATGTTTTTGTTCGAGACGGAATCAAATCTTTATTGGAAAATGAAGCAAACATTGAGGTTGTAGGCGAAGCAATCGATGGTGCTGATGCACTTGAAGTAGTTGCGGAGACTAAACCCGATTTACTTATTGCTGATATTCGTATGCCCAATATGACGGGTATCGAATTAGTAGAAAAACTTAGAAGCGAAAACAATCCTGTAAAAATCATTATGCTTTCGATGCACGAATCGGAGGAATACGTATTGAAATCTATCAAAGCGGGTGCGGATGGTTATTTACTAAAAGGTTCATCAAAAGAAGAATTTTTAAAAGCACTACACAGCGTTTCTGCTGGCGGAAAATATTTCAGCGGAGACATTTCTTCTATCTTAATTGGTCAATTAACAAATCCTTCCAATTCATTAGAACCTAAACAAAATTTAGGCGACGAAATGATGATTACCAAAAGAGAAAAAGAAATCCTGACGCTTTTATTATCGGGAAAAGGAAATAAAGAAATCGCCGAAGCTCTTGACATCAGCAAACGAACTGCCGAAGTTCACCGTTTTAACCTGATGAAAAAACTAAAAGTGAAAAATTTGATGGAGCTTTCTAACAAAGCTGCTGAATATTCCTTAATCTAA
- the nirD gene encoding nitrite reductase small subunit NirD codes for MEEILNQYETVHASDATIWFKAGKVEDFPTNRGGCIKYKNKQIAIFNFTRRNEWYACQNACPHKMEMVLSRGMTGSADDIPKIACPMHKKTFSLVDGSNLNGDDFKIATYPVKIVEDEVFVGFLD; via the coding sequence ATGGAAGAAATCTTAAATCAATACGAAACAGTTCACGCGAGCGATGCAACAATTTGGTTCAAAGCAGGTAAAGTTGAAGATTTCCCGACCAACCGAGGCGGATGCATCAAATACAAAAACAAACAAATCGCCATTTTCAATTTCACACGAAGAAACGAATGGTATGCTTGCCAAAACGCCTGTCCACACAAAATGGAAATGGTACTTTCAAGAGGAATGACAGGTTCTGCAGACGATATTCCGAAAATTGCGTGTCCAATGCATAAAAAGACTTTTTCGCTTGTAGATGGCTCAAACCTGAACGGCGACGATTTTAAAATTGCGACGTATCCCGTTAAGATTGTAGAAGATGAAGTTTTTGTTGGGTTTTTAGATTAG
- a CDS encoding ATP-binding protein: MKKSNQEAADKITFKNLRRLYFFALLTIALTIIISQVLVQYNLNQQLSDSKIINFSGKQRMLSQKIVKEVLILHYVSDTASAKQISHLEEVLALWKKNQNALENGNDSLAFPKEKSETLAKLYLEINPIFNKIAQTTNVFLSNLKQKKQPSENQKLVQIILENEGSFLSKMNQIVTQYDLEAHEKVTEQRKIEYWIFGFTLLVLLLEFFFIFKPTNKKIEKLIAKLLSSEKKALKLAYDTEILSEIKENSVKELKSLNYAMENTLLYCRIAPDGSIIHIGEKFAKLLNYTKFSSNKKFSEVLTVDEKEQVNFDRLIFEKQRSGWQGEIYILNKEDQTIWLDLSMVPVMIKKDELELLIVCFNITERKKAQREVERLNLENTTEKINQQKIISSKIVENQENEQNRIAKEIHDGIGQMLTGLKFSLESINLDDREKSEQKIEYLKKLSLDIIKGVRTATFNLMPPELSDHGIVSSLAKLTQELSKLTGKEILFYNKTDFDQRLDSLIEINIYRLTQEAINNAIKYAESSHIIVQLSHSESLLSIIIDDNGKGFDIHSVDKKRNSESGMGLLFMKERIQYINGRVFINSIPGEGTRITFNIPILK, translated from the coding sequence ATGAAGAAAAGCAATCAGGAAGCTGCAGACAAAATCACATTCAAAAATTTACGCCGATTGTATTTTTTTGCACTTCTTACTATTGCCTTAACCATAATCATTAGTCAGGTTTTAGTACAATATAACCTGAACCAACAGTTAAGCGATTCTAAAATCATTAACTTTTCAGGAAAACAGCGAATGCTGAGTCAGAAAATCGTAAAGGAAGTTCTGATTTTGCATTACGTTTCTGATACCGCTTCTGCTAAACAAATATCACATTTAGAAGAAGTTTTAGCACTTTGGAAAAAGAACCAAAATGCACTCGAAAACGGAAATGACAGTCTGGCTTTTCCAAAAGAAAAATCAGAAACACTTGCTAAATTATATCTGGAAATCAACCCGATTTTCAATAAAATTGCGCAGACAACCAATGTTTTTCTGTCTAATTTAAAACAGAAAAAACAGCCTTCAGAAAATCAAAAACTGGTACAGATTATTTTAGAAAACGAAGGTTCTTTTCTTTCTAAAATGAATCAAATTGTAACGCAATACGATCTGGAAGCGCACGAAAAAGTAACTGAACAGCGTAAAATAGAATATTGGATTTTTGGTTTTACTTTGCTGGTTTTACTTTTAGAATTTTTCTTCATTTTTAAACCAACCAACAAGAAAATCGAAAAGTTAATCGCCAAGCTTTTATCTTCTGAAAAGAAAGCTTTAAAACTGGCATACGACACAGAAATTCTAAGTGAAATAAAAGAAAACTCCGTAAAAGAACTCAAATCGCTCAATTATGCAATGGAAAATACTTTATTGTATTGTCGAATTGCACCCGATGGTTCTATTATTCATATTGGAGAAAAATTTGCCAAACTGCTCAATTACACCAAATTCTCATCAAACAAAAAATTCTCTGAAGTTTTAACTGTTGACGAAAAAGAACAGGTAAATTTTGACCGCCTGATTTTCGAAAAACAACGAAGCGGCTGGCAGGGCGAAATCTATATTTTAAACAAAGAAGATCAAACGATCTGGCTCGATTTATCGATGGTTCCCGTAATGATCAAAAAAGACGAACTGGAACTTTTGATTGTTTGTTTCAACATTACCGAACGTAAAAAAGCACAGCGAGAAGTTGAACGTTTAAATCTCGAAAACACTACAGAAAAAATCAATCAGCAAAAGATTATATCGAGTAAAATTGTTGAAAATCAAGAAAATGAACAAAACCGAATAGCTAAAGAAATTCACGACGGAATTGGTCAAATGCTTACCGGATTAAAATTTAGTCTGGAAAGCATCAATCTGGATGACAGAGAAAAATCCGAACAAAAAATTGAGTATTTAAAGAAACTTTCGCTTGACATTATAAAAGGTGTCCGCACGGCCACTTTCAACCTAATGCCGCCTGAATTAAGTGATCACGGAATTGTTTCTTCTTTGGCAAAACTTACGCAGGAACTTTCTAAACTTACCGGAAAAGAAATCCTTTTTTATAACAAAACCGATTTTGACCAGCGTTTAGATTCGTTAATAGAAATCAATATTTATCGTCTGACTCAGGAAGCCATTAACAACGCTATTAAATATGCTGAATCTTCGCATATTATTGTACAGCTTTCACACAGCGAATCTCTGTTAAGCATTATTATTGATGATAACGGAAAAGGTTTTGACATTCATTCCGTCGACAAAAAACGCAACAGCGAATCCGGAATGGGACTTCTATTTATGAAAGAAAGAATCCAATACATTAATGGGCGTGTTTTCATTAACTCAATCCCGGGCGAAGGAACGAGAATTACTTTTAATATTCCTATTCTTAAATAG
- the nirB gene encoding nitrite reductase large subunit NirB yields MIRVIVVGNGMVGYKFCEKFVAKSGQEKYQVTVFGEEPRRAYDRVHLSEYFGGKTAENLSLSTSEWYAENNIILNTSELITDINRDQKTIHTHLGKTHTYDYLVLATGSSAFVPPIEGVEKEGVFVYRTIEDLDAIMAYAKKIKQKGATEAAVLGGGLLGLEAAKAVRDLGLNPHVVEFAPRLMPRQLDQGASDMLQSKIEELNIGIHLNKATQYIDGKESITGMMFANDELLKVDMLVISAGIKPRDELARVSGLEVGVRGGIVVNNKMQTTDPSIFAIGEAALYNHNIYGLVAPGYEMADVATEQILNGEKTMRETIDMSTQLKLIGVEVASFGDPFVENENVTAIIYENKLSGVYKRINVTKDSKTLLGGILVGDSSDYNSLFQIYNNAMALPENPEDLILGSRDGSEGSSMGSVMDLPDTAVICSCENVTKGAICCKILDESCSSLSDVVKATKATSGCGGCKPMVSDLVKATQKSLGKEVKEVICEHFSYTRQELFDLVKINRYENFYDVLDHHGKGDGCEVCKPVVASIFSSIYNDTANKHVTTQDTNDRFLANIQRNGTYSVVPRVAGGEITAEKLIIIGEVAKQFDLYTKITGAQRVDLFGAHLSDLPKIWKVLIDNGFESGHAYGKSLRAVKSCVGNAWCRYGMDDSAGFAIELENRYKGIRSPHKLKGGVSACIRECAEARGKDFGLIAVEGGWNLYIAGNGGANPKHAVLLAEKIDKETVIKYMDRFLMYYIRTAGPLIRTSTWLEKLDGGLDYLKQVIIEDSLGICETLEAEMQTLVNTFECEWKQVLEKPRLLKRFNHFINSEEKDDNAVFVPLRDQKMPKAWL; encoded by the coding sequence ATGATTAGAGTAATAGTAGTTGGAAACGGCATGGTTGGTTATAAATTTTGTGAAAAATTTGTCGCAAAATCCGGACAGGAAAAATATCAGGTTACCGTTTTTGGTGAAGAACCAAGACGCGCTTATGATCGTGTTCACTTAAGTGAATATTTTGGTGGAAAAACAGCCGAAAATCTTTCACTCTCAACAAGTGAATGGTATGCTGAAAACAACATTATTCTCAACACATCTGAATTAATTACAGACATCAATCGTGATCAGAAAACAATTCATACGCACTTAGGCAAAACACATACGTACGATTACTTAGTTTTGGCAACTGGATCTTCTGCTTTTGTTCCGCCAATTGAAGGTGTAGAAAAAGAAGGTGTTTTTGTATACAGAACTATCGAAGATCTGGATGCAATTATGGCTTACGCTAAAAAAATAAAACAAAAAGGCGCTACCGAAGCTGCAGTTTTAGGCGGAGGATTACTAGGACTTGAAGCCGCAAAAGCCGTTAGAGATTTAGGATTAAATCCGCATGTTGTAGAATTCGCTCCTCGCCTGATGCCAAGACAATTAGATCAAGGCGCGAGTGATATGCTTCAGTCAAAAATTGAAGAATTAAATATCGGAATTCATCTTAATAAAGCCACACAATATATTGACGGAAAAGAAAGCATCACCGGAATGATGTTTGCCAACGACGAATTACTAAAAGTTGATATGCTAGTTATTTCTGCGGGAATCAAACCTCGTGACGAACTGGCTAGAGTTTCTGGACTAGAAGTTGGCGTAAGAGGCGGAATTGTAGTAAACAACAAAATGCAAACCACAGATCCTTCTATTTTTGCGATTGGTGAAGCAGCGCTTTACAATCATAACATTTACGGATTGGTTGCTCCGGGTTACGAAATGGCTGATGTTGCTACTGAGCAAATCTTAAATGGTGAAAAAACCATGAGAGAAACCATCGATATGTCGACACAATTAAAATTAATTGGTGTTGAAGTTGCGAGTTTTGGTGATCCTTTTGTCGAAAATGAAAATGTAACCGCCATTATTTACGAAAACAAATTAAGCGGTGTTTATAAAAGAATCAATGTTACCAAAGATTCTAAAACCCTTTTAGGCGGAATTTTGGTTGGAGATTCCAGCGATTATAACTCTCTTTTTCAGATTTATAATAATGCAATGGCTCTGCCTGAAAATCCGGAAGATTTGATTTTAGGTTCACGCGACGGTTCTGAAGGTTCTTCTATGGGAAGCGTTATGGATTTGCCGGATACAGCTGTAATTTGTTCTTGCGAAAATGTAACGAAAGGTGCAATCTGCTGTAAAATTTTAGACGAAAGCTGTTCTTCACTTTCAGATGTAGTAAAAGCAACTAAAGCAACTTCGGGTTGCGGTGGCTGCAAACCAATGGTTTCAGATTTGGTAAAAGCGACACAAAAATCTTTAGGAAAAGAAGTTAAAGAGGTTATTTGCGAGCATTTTAGCTACACACGTCAGGAATTATTCGATTTGGTAAAAATCAACAGATACGAGAATTTCTATGATGTTCTCGATCATCACGGAAAAGGCGACGGATGCGAAGTCTGCAAACCTGTTGTTGCTTCCATTTTCTCTAGTATCTACAATGATACAGCAAATAAACATGTCACAACACAAGATACAAACGACAGATTTTTGGCGAATATTCAACGAAACGGAACTTATTCGGTAGTTCCAAGAGTTGCCGGAGGTGAAATTACTGCCGAAAAACTAATCATAATTGGCGAAGTAGCAAAACAATTCGATTTGTATACTAAAATCACAGGCGCACAAAGAGTTGATTTATTCGGAGCACATTTAAGCGACTTGCCAAAAATCTGGAAAGTCTTAATCGACAATGGTTTTGAAAGCGGTCACGCTTACGGAAAATCGCTTCGTGCTGTAAAAAGCTGCGTTGGAAATGCCTGGTGCCGTTACGGAATGGACGACAGCGCAGGATTTGCCATTGAACTAGAAAATAGATATAAAGGAATCCGTTCTCCTCATAAACTAAAAGGTGGTGTTTCGGCCTGCATTCGCGAATGTGCCGAAGCTCGAGGAAAAGATTTCGGATTAATCGCCGTTGAAGGCGGATGGAATTTATACATCGCGGGAAATGGTGGTGCAAATCCTAAACACGCTGTTTTACTAGCGGAGAAAATCGACAAAGAAACCGTAATTAAATATATGGACAGATTCTTAATGTATTACATCCGCACCGCTGGCCCGCTGATTCGAACTTCAACTTGGTTAGAAAAATTAGACGGCGGTTTAGACTATTTAAAACAAGTAATTATCGAAGACAGTTTAGGAATCTGCGAAACATTAGAAGCCGAAATGCAGACTTTAGTAAACACTTTCGAATGTGAGTGGAAACAAGTTCTTGAAAAACCAAGATTATTAAAACGTTTCAATCACTTTATAAACTCAGAAGAAAAAGACGACAATGCCGTTTTTGTTCCACTAAGAGATCAAAAGATGCCAAAAGCTTGGTTGTGA
- a CDS encoding MFS transporter, with protein sequence MKTTNSLSQSHKILFLNTLAFTVCFACWTLNGVLVTFLVDNGIFHWNVVQVGWLLGIPILTGSIMRLPIGILTDKFGGKYVFSLLLLLSSIPLFLLPYADSFFMFALLSFFFGMVGTSFAVGVGYTSIWYPKEWQGRALGIFGMGNAGAAITTFLAPSLLNHFSVDDPQNGWKILPIIYAISLVVIGVAFLLFTQNKKPESSTKTVSQMLIPLKSQRVWRFGAYYFLVFGCFVAYSQWLLPNFMNVYQTSLVMGGLFATMFSLPSGVIRAFGGYLSDKFGARKVMYWVLGSSVALSALLAIPKMEITTTGPGVLATKKGTITAVSNDNIKIGETDFAVAQKKENLAENAIFPTKTSWQQVVVAENQSVKKKELLAKGITVIKFDANMWVFLILVILIGISWGIGKAAVYKHIPEYFPNEVGVVGGMVGMIGGLGGFFGPIIFGYLLTATGIWSSSWIFILLFSTGCLVWMHYTITKTIKQKQPKPEKSTEKQALIPAVN encoded by the coding sequence ATGAAAACGACAAACTCATTATCGCAATCTCACAAGATTTTGTTTTTAAATACATTGGCTTTTACAGTGTGTTTTGCCTGCTGGACATTAAACGGGGTTTTAGTAACCTTTTTAGTCGATAACGGAATTTTCCACTGGAACGTGGTTCAGGTTGGATGGCTCTTAGGAATTCCAATTCTAACAGGATCAATTATGCGCCTTCCTATCGGAATATTAACCGATAAATTTGGCGGAAAATATGTTTTTTCTCTTTTATTATTATTGAGTTCTATTCCGTTGTTTCTTCTTCCTTATGCCGACAGTTTTTTTATGTTTGCTTTACTTAGTTTTTTCTTCGGAATGGTTGGAACAAGTTTCGCAGTTGGAGTTGGTTATACTTCGATTTGGTATCCAAAAGAATGGCAGGGACGCGCTTTAGGAATTTTCGGAATGGGAAATGCCGGTGCAGCTATTACCACTTTTCTTGCTCCTTCCCTATTAAATCATTTTTCTGTTGATGATCCTCAAAACGGCTGGAAAATACTTCCAATTATTTATGCAATTTCTTTAGTTGTAATTGGCGTTGCGTTTTTACTTTTCACTCAAAATAAAAAACCAGAAAGCAGTACCAAAACGGTTTCACAAATGCTTATTCCGTTAAAATCTCAAAGAGTTTGGCGTTTTGGAGCTTATTATTTCTTAGTATTTGGCTGTTTTGTTGCGTATTCACAATGGCTTTTACCAAACTTTATGAACGTTTACCAAACCAGTTTAGTAATGGGCGGTTTATTTGCCACTATGTTTAGCCTTCCGTCTGGCGTAATCAGAGCATTTGGAGGTTATTTATCAGATAAATTCGGAGCCAGAAAAGTAATGTATTGGGTTTTAGGATCATCAGTAGCATTAAGTGCTTTACTGGCTATTCCGAAAATGGAAATTACAACAACAGGTCCTGGAGTTTTGGCAACTAAAAAAGGAACTATCACCGCTGTAAGTAACGATAATATCAAAATAGGCGAAACCGATTTTGCAGTGGCTCAGAAAAAAGAAAACCTTGCCGAAAATGCTATTTTTCCAACCAAAACTTCGTGGCAGCAAGTTGTTGTTGCAGAAAACCAAAGTGTAAAGAAAAAAGAACTTCTGGCAAAAGGAATCACTGTGATTAAGTTTGATGCCAATATGTGGGTTTTCCTTATACTGGTAATTCTGATTGGAATTTCATGGGGAATTGGAAAAGCGGCTGTTTACAAACATATTCCGGAATATTTCCCTAATGAAGTTGGAGTTGTGGGTGGAATGGTTGGAATGATTGGCGGATTAGGCGGTTTCTTTGGGCCGATAATCTTTGGATATTTATTAACCGCAACTGGAATCTGGTCTAGTTCCTGGATTTTTATATTACTTTTTTCAACAGGTTGTTTGGTCTGGATGCATTATACAATCACCAAAACAATTAAACAAAAACAACCAAAACCAGAAAAATCAACTGAAAAACAAGCACTTATACCAGCTGTAAACTAA
- a CDS encoding class I SAM-dependent methyltransferase: MNNWTKRWDDRYSTEEFAYGEEPNNYLKEQLEKLNPGTILFPAEGEGRNAVFAAKLDWKVSAFDISEEGRNKALKLAEANNVSIDYQIGELETLDFQESQFDCIALIYAHFPAEIKSDIHKHLDTLLKKDGIIIFEAFSKKHLEYVTKNEKVGGPKDIESLFSIEEIKTDFPNYEIIELEEKEIELSEGLFHNGTGSVIRFVGRKK; the protein is encoded by the coding sequence ATGAACAATTGGACAAAAAGATGGGATGACCGTTACAGCACCGAAGAATTTGCATACGGCGAAGAACCCAACAATTACTTAAAAGAACAACTGGAAAAATTAAATCCGGGAACCATTCTTTTTCCCGCTGAAGGCGAAGGTCGAAATGCCGTTTTTGCGGCCAAACTAGACTGGAAAGTTTCTGCTTTTGATATTAGCGAAGAAGGCAGAAACAAAGCCTTAAAACTTGCTGAAGCAAACAACGTTTCAATCGATTATCAAATTGGCGAACTGGAAACTTTAGATTTTCAGGAATCACAATTTGACTGTATTGCTTTAATTTACGCTCACTTTCCAGCAGAAATCAAATCGGATATTCATAAACACCTGGATACATTATTAAAAAAAGACGGCATTATTATTTTTGAAGCTTTCAGTAAAAAACATTTGGAATACGTAACAAAAAACGAAAAAGTGGGCGGGCCAAAAGACATTGAATCTCTTTTTTCAATAGAAGAAATCAAAACCGATTTTCCAAATTATGAAATCATCGAATTGGAAGAAAAAGAAATTGAACTCAGCGAAGGTTTATTCCATAACGGAACGGGTTCTGTAATTCGATTTGTTGGAAGAAAAAAATAA
- a CDS encoding DUF4202 domain-containing protein — protein MTTPFQKASEWIDAENAQDPNIETDQNKEYPKELLYSDRMYKKLMEFEPNASEEIQIASKAQHICRWKVARESYPMDRVGYLKWREELKKFHAKTTAEILVKAGYDQAFIDRVSFLIEKKLLKKDAETQLLEDVICLVFLEYYLEPFVHKHDEEKLKNIIKKTWDKMSDKGHQEALKINYSEENLNLIKASLGL, from the coding sequence ATGACTACACCTTTCCAAAAAGCAAGCGAATGGATTGATGCTGAAAACGCTCAGGATCCAAACATCGAAACCGACCAAAACAAAGAATATCCAAAAGAATTATTGTATTCTGACAGGATGTACAAAAAACTGATGGAGTTTGAGCCGAATGCATCCGAAGAAATTCAAATTGCCTCAAAAGCTCAGCACATCTGCCGTTGGAAGGTTGCCCGCGAATCTTACCCAATGGATCGTGTTGGTTATTTGAAATGGAGAGAAGAATTAAAAAAATTCCACGCAAAAACTACTGCAGAAATTTTGGTAAAAGCTGGTTACGATCAAGCATTTATAGATCGTGTTTCCTTTTTAATTGAAAAGAAACTGCTAAAAAAAGATGCAGAAACTCAATTATTAGAAGATGTAATTTGTCTGGTGTTTTTAGAATATTACTTAGAACCTTTCGTTCACAAACACGACGAAGAAAAACTAAAAAATATCATCAAGAAAACCTGGGATAAAATGTCTGATAAAGGACACCAGGAAGCCTTAAAAATCAATTATTCTGAAGAAAACTTAAATCTCATAAAAGCTTCTTTGGGATTGTAA
- a CDS encoding endonuclease/exonuclease/phosphatase family protein, which produces MKLIAWNCNMAFRKKAEFILAHNPDIVVISECENPEKLKFSPNVQLPNDILWYGTNPHKGVGVFSYSDYRFQLLECHNPNFKNILPISVTGGKIDFTLFAVWANNPEDKDGQYVTQVWKAINYYENLIKETKTILIGDFNSNTIWDKPRREGNHTTVVNKLAEKNIWSTYHKYFNQIQGKEEHPTLYLYRHENKPYHLDYCFASNDFIEALESVQIGTYQEWTTLSDHKPIIIKFNL; this is translated from the coding sequence ATGAAACTCATAGCCTGGAACTGCAACATGGCATTCAGAAAAAAAGCAGAATTCATTCTCGCTCATAATCCTGATATTGTTGTAATTTCAGAATGTGAAAACCCGGAAAAATTAAAATTTTCACCGAATGTTCAATTGCCAAACGACATACTTTGGTACGGAACAAATCCGCATAAAGGAGTTGGCGTTTTCTCATATAGCGATTATCGGTTTCAATTGTTAGAATGCCACAATCCTAATTTTAAAAATATTTTACCAATTTCCGTAACAGGCGGAAAAATCGATTTTACACTATTTGCGGTCTGGGCAAATAATCCCGAGGACAAAGACGGACAATATGTTACCCAAGTCTGGAAAGCCATTAACTATTATGAAAATCTGATTAAAGAAACTAAAACCATCTTAATTGGAGATTTCAACAGCAACACCATTTGGGATAAACCCCGAAGAGAAGGTAACCACACAACGGTTGTAAACAAATTGGCAGAGAAAAATATTTGGAGTACCTATCATAAATATTTTAATCAAATTCAGGGCAAAGAAGAGCATCCAACTTTATATCTTTATAGACACGAAAACAAGCCTTATCATCTTGATTATTGTTTTGCTTCTAATGATTTTATTGAAGCCTTAGAAAGCGTTCAAATAGGAACTTATCAAGAATGGACAACGCTTAGTGATCATAAACCTATAATAATTAAATTCAATTTGTAA
- a CDS encoding Crp/Fnr family transcriptional regulator produces the protein MKEEQTLCYSCANENCFIKKHLHLEQMTDYVAKKQHVVCKKTDPFIVEGAPLQGLYFICKGKAKTVKTGINGREQIVRLTTNGDIIGFRGFATNKKYLIGAYALEDTLLCNFSNETMLEILQHIPEFTYALMLFYAEELNKSENNIRKIAHMNVRERVIDLLLYIHRKFGQINGLIDIDLSRKEIADFAGTTEEQAIRVISSLKKEALIQTVGKRIGILKVSALRAEIMEHKYF, from the coding sequence ATGAAAGAAGAACAAACCCTTTGTTATTCTTGTGCCAATGAAAATTGTTTTATCAAGAAACACCTGCATTTGGAGCAGATGACAGACTATGTTGCTAAGAAACAGCATGTAGTCTGCAAAAAAACAGATCCGTTTATTGTGGAAGGTGCACCTTTGCAGGGACTTTATTTTATTTGTAAAGGAAAAGCGAAAACCGTAAAAACAGGAATAAACGGCCGTGAACAGATTGTTAGACTTACTACAAATGGTGATATTATTGGTTTTCGCGGATTTGCAACCAATAAAAAATACTTAATTGGTGCTTATGCATTGGAAGATACTCTTTTGTGCAATTTTAGCAACGAAACTATGCTGGAGATTTTGCAGCATATTCCGGAGTTTACTTATGCTTTGATGCTTTTTTATGCCGAGGAATTAAACAAAAGTGAAAACAATATTCGTAAAATTGCTCACATGAATGTTCGCGAACGTGTGATTGATTTGCTGCTTTATATTCATCGCAAGTTCGGACAAATCAATGGTTTAATTGATATTGATCTTTCGCGAAAAGAAATTGCTGATTTTGCAGGAACTACTGAAGAACAGGCTATTCGAGTAATTTCAAGTCTTAAAAAAGAAGCTTTGATTCAGACTGTTGGAAAACGAATTGGGATTTTGAAGGTTTCTGCTTTACGTGCAGAAATTATGGAGCATAAATATTTTTGA
- a CDS encoding alginate export family protein, giving the protein MKKIILFLLLATGAFVQAQELDVNLQVRPRFEYRNGYKTLLPEGQKGTSQISQRSRLNFNYKQEDLIVKLTLQNTRTWGDVPTATVSDKNGVAVFEAWAQYNFTEKWSARMGRQVLSYDNQRILGEMDWAQQAQSHDAFIVSFHTEKQKLDFGGAYNSTAENTVQTPYTVANYKALQYAWYHNQFSDAFGLSFLALNTGYEYANADAKLLVDYKQTFGPYLAYKTSKIDSNLWFYGQTGKSTDRQVSAWNAAANFNYSVTDAFKAGLGYEFLSGKDTNDGSTVIKSFNPIFGTNHGFNGFMDYFYVGNHLNSVGLQDAFIKLSYNVNKWQFGLSPHVFLSAADVVTPLNEKMDSYLGTEIDASFGYNFKKDITVTGGYSQMFGSKTMEFIKNGDAGHTNNWAWLSISVNPRIFSWKK; this is encoded by the coding sequence ATGAAAAAAATAATTTTGTTTTTACTTTTAGCAACCGGTGCTTTTGTACAAGCTCAGGAACTAGACGTAAATTTACAAGTAAGACCACGTTTTGAATATAGAAATGGGTATAAAACACTTTTGCCGGAAGGTCAGAAAGGAACTTCGCAAATTTCTCAACGTTCTCGTTTAAATTTCAATTACAAACAAGAAGATTTAATAGTAAAATTGACTCTTCAAAATACCAGAACCTGGGGAGATGTTCCTACTGCAACTGTTTCTGATAAAAATGGAGTTGCTGTTTTTGAAGCCTGGGCACAATACAATTTTACCGAAAAATGGAGCGCCAGAATGGGACGTCAGGTTCTTTCATACGATAATCAGCGTATTTTGGGTGAAATGGACTGGGCGCAGCAAGCACAAAGCCACGATGCTTTTATTGTGAGTTTTCATACTGAAAAACAGAAATTAGATTTTGGAGGTGCTTACAATTCTACAGCCGAAAACACTGTTCAAACACCTTATACTGTTGCCAATTATAAAGCTTTGCAATATGCATGGTATCATAACCAATTTAGTGATGCTTTTGGCTTAAGCTTTTTGGCGTTAAATACGGGTTATGAATATGCGAATGCTGATGCTAAATTATTAGTTGACTACAAACAAACATTCGGGCCTTATTTAGCTTACAAAACAAGTAAAATTGACAGTAATCTTTGGTTCTACGGTCAAACCGGAAAAAGCACAGACAGACAAGTCAGCGCCTGGAATGCTGCTGCTAATTTCAATTACAGCGTTACAGATGCTTTTAAAGCTGGTTTAGGATATGAATTTTTATCCGGAAAAGATACAAATGACGGAAGTACTGTGATTAAATCATTCAATCCTATTTTTGGAACCAACCACGGTTTTAACGGTTTCATGGATTACTTTTATGTTGGAAACCACTTAAACAGTGTGGGCTTACAAGATGCCTTCATCAAATTAAGCTACAATGTAAACAAATGGCAATTTGGTTTAAGTCCGCATGTGTTTTTATCTGCTGCTGATGTGGTTACGCCATTAAATGAAAAAATGGATTCGTATTTAGGAACTGAGATCGATGCTTCTTTTGGTTATAACTTCAAAAAAGACATCACGGTTACAGGAGGTTACTCTCAAATGTTTGGTTCTAAAACAATGGAATTCATTAAAAACGGAGATGCTGGTCATACTAATAATTGGGCCTGGTTATCGATATCTGTAAATCCAAGAATTTTTAGCTGGAAAAAATAA